Genomic DNA from Rhodothermales bacterium:
CGAAGCGGAGGTAGCTCGGTGAGACCCTGAAGTCGGCCGTAGAAATCAGCTGTAAAGAACCCCAGCCGGCGCATTTCCCCGTCGCTGATGATATCCACGCCGGCTTCCTCCTGCTCCCGGATCGCGAGGTCGACGGCGTCGTTGAGCGTTTCTTCGATGTCCTTGAGGCCATACTGCCCCTGCTGCATGGCGTCGACGGCGGTGATAAACCACGCCGGCCAGGCGTAACTCCCGATGACACTGGTCTTGATCATAGTTTCGGTTAAACAGTGGTGTGATGCGCCCACCGGCGCGGAGATTTAATGGGTGCCGTTACACGATATCCCATCAAACGGTCGGAAACGCCCGATTTTGGACCGTAGGGACACGATCTATCGTGTCCTCTTGCACATGGCGTAACGGCAGTTAATGATAGAAAGTGGGAACCGCTCCGGCAATTGCTCCGGGCGTAATGAATAGATTCCGGACGACAGCGGCGTCGTCATCCATTCACGTCTGGTGTTCGGGTTGAATGCACGTCCCGTCATATCACCTCTCCCACGGATTCTGCTTGCGGAAGACAACGAAGTCAACCAAAAAGTAGCCCTTCGCATGCTCGACCGAATCGGGTATCCAGCCGATCTCGCCGTGAACGGGGTGGAGGTGTTGAATGCGCTGGCGCATACGTCGTACGACATCATTCTGATGGACCTCCACATGCCGTTGATGGGTGGTCTCGAGACCGCCACGGCCATTCGCAGCCGGCCCGATCTTCCACAGCCCATTATTGTGGCCCTCACGGCGAGCGCCACGACGGCCGACCGAGACCGATGCCTCAAGGCCGGCATGGACGACTACCTCTGCAAACCCATCGAGAT
This window encodes:
- a CDS encoding response regulator encodes the protein MFGLNARPVISPLPRILLAEDNEVNQKVALRMLDRIGYPADLAVNGVEVLNALAHTSYDIILMDLHMPLMGGLETATAIRSRPDLPQPIIVALTASATTADRDRCLKAGMDDYLCKPIEMDRLRDTIWMHTPSFAHATPRPSARLSSPRAQK